Below is a window of Moorella thermoacetica DNA.
GCCGGGGCGCCACCAGCCCCCCGGCCGGCCTATGATCCCGCCCGGGCGGCTGCCGAGGTGGCTGACCTGGAGGCCAGCGGGCTGGACCGTAAGGAAGCCATGGCCCGGGTAGCTCGCATCTACGGCCAGTCCCGGCGGGAGATCTACAGGGCCTGCCTGCAAGCCCGGGAAGGTGGGCAGGGAGGGTCCGGCGGGCTGGGGGAACCTGCAACCGCAAGGGGTGGGAGCCTACCGGGAGACAAAGCTGTTAGCCCTTCAGGGGATTAAAAAAGGGACACCCCCTGGTGCCCCTTTTGTCCCCTGAATTTCCTTAGACGGCTTTGGCCTGCTGGCTCATGGCCTCCAAGCATTCGCGGCAGACGTTCTTTCCGTGGAAGTTAACGATATCCTCGGCGTTGCCGCAGAAGACGCAGGCCGGCTCATATTTCTTGAGGATGATCTTCTCATGATCGACGTAAATCTCCAGGGCATCGCGTTCATCGATACCCAGGGTGCGGCGTAATTCAATGGGAATGACCACCCGGCCAAGCTCGTCCACTTTCCGGACAATACCAGTGGATTTAATCATGGCTTTCTCCCCCTCCCTGTTTCAACATGTTTCGACAACCTGTCTATATGGTACCAATCCTTCCAGTAAAAGTCAACCATATTTTGGACAAAAAAATAGCATTCTCGCGCTATTACAGGCAAAACTTGACACCTTACTCCTGTTTTTAATATAATACTCCTGAATTTGCCGAAAGGGGACGACCCAAGTGGGGGATAAGGTTTTCTATGTAACTACCCCTATCTATTAC
It encodes the following:
- a CDS encoding AbrB/MazE/SpoVT family DNA-binding domain-containing protein, whose protein sequence is MIKSTGIVRKVDELGRVVIPIELRRTLGIDERDALEIYVDHEKIILKKYEPACVFCGNAEDIVNFHGKNVCRECLEAMSQQAKAV